One stretch of Candidatus Zymogenus saltonus DNA includes these proteins:
- a CDS encoding NCS2 family permease yields MALDIFKLKENNTKPRTEILSGFTTFMTMSYIIFVQPVVLSIAGMDAGAVMVATCISSAVGTLLMGLFANYPIALAPAMGHNFFFAITVATIMHIPWQAALGATFISGVLFLILSIFGLRETIINAIPSSLKNSIAVGIGFLIALVGFEWGGIVVANPGTLVALGDLTSPPVALTLFGLALIAILMALKVRGSIIIGILATAVVGLPFSLTTFHGVFAAPPSISPTLFKLDIMGTVNLGVLSVIFVFFFLDLFDTVGTLIGVSEKAGFIDEKGNLPRARRALLSDATATVIGALLGTSTVTSYIESATGVAEGGRTGLSNVVTATLFILALFTYPLVKMIGGGYAVTEGVVMYPAIAPALIIVGSLMLSGVKKIDWEDVTESIPAFLTIIIMPITVSITEGIAMGFISYAALKLVSGKGKEVHWLLYTFAVLFVLRYIFLKA; encoded by the coding sequence ATGGCACTTGATATCTTTAAGCTGAAGGAAAACAACACGAAGCCGCGCACCGAGATCCTCTCCGGCTTCACCACATTTATGACCATGTCCTATATCATCTTCGTGCAGCCGGTCGTCCTCTCCATCGCCGGGATGGACGCCGGGGCGGTCATGGTGGCGACCTGTATCTCGTCGGCGGTGGGGACGCTCCTTATGGGGCTTTTCGCTAACTACCCGATCGCGCTCGCGCCGGCGATGGGCCACAACTTCTTCTTCGCCATAACCGTCGCCACCATCATGCATATACCGTGGCAGGCGGCGCTGGGCGCGACGTTCATCTCGGGCGTCCTTTTCCTGATACTCTCCATCTTCGGGCTGAGGGAGACCATAATAAACGCCATACCGTCGTCTCTGAAAAACTCCATCGCGGTCGGGATAGGCTTTCTCATAGCCCTCGTAGGGTTCGAGTGGGGCGGGATCGTCGTCGCCAACCCCGGAACGCTGGTGGCCCTCGGCGACCTGACCTCTCCGCCGGTTGCCCTCACGCTTTTCGGGCTTGCCCTGATAGCGATCTTGATGGCGCTGAAGGTCAGGGGCTCGATAATCATCGGGATTCTCGCAACGGCCGTCGTCGGGCTGCCGTTCAGTCTCACGACCTTTCACGGCGTCTTTGCGGCCCCTCCCAGCATATCGCCCACGCTCTTCAAGCTCGATATCATGGGGACCGTAAACCTCGGCGTCCTCTCGGTCATCTTCGTCTTCTTTTTCCTCGACCTCTTCGACACGGTAGGAACGCTCATCGGGGTGAGCGAAAAGGCGGGTTTCATCGACGAGAAGGGCAACCTGCCCAGGGCGAGGCGCGCCCTCCTCTCCGACGCCACGGCGACGGTGATAGGCGCGCTTCTCGGAACGTCGACCGTAACCAGCTACATAGAGAGCGCGACAGGTGTTGCGGAGGGGGGAAGGACGGGACTCTCCAACGTGGTCACCGCAACCCTCTTTATCCTTGCCCTTTTCACCTACCCGCTGGTAAAGATGATCGGCGGCGGGTACGCGGTCACAGAAGGCGTGGTCATGTACCCGGCCATCGCCCCGGCGCTGATAATCGTGGGGAGCCTCATGCTCTCCGGCGTCAAGAAGATCGACTGGGAGGACGTGACCGAGTCGATCCCGGCGTTTCTGACGATCATAATCATGCCGATTACGGTCTCGATCACCGAGGGAATCGCCATGGGCTTTATATCGTATGCGGCTTTGAAGCTCGTCTCGGGAAAGGGGAAGGAGGTCCACTGGCTCCTCTATACCTTTGCGGTGCTCTTCGTTTTGCGCTATATCTTCTTGAAGGCGTGA
- a CDS encoding DUF2889 domain-containing protein has translation MTPKRTSVYNRKKDVNIYITDFGLTVVAVMEDRAHNMEVELDIELPTMVISDIRGRMPRIPREECREALPALQRAAGLEIKRGLSVKMEETIGGKIGCSHMTNLVMEACYCSFQGHYMKLREIAGDILDEMSDPERMKAFVSIMPRMLDSCIVYSEASSLIKEAKSSPETENFNRLISRIAGAYGGKAK, from the coding sequence ATGACACCTAAAAGGACGTCGGTCTACAACAGGAAAAAAGATGTGAATATTTATATTACGGACTTTGGGCTGACCGTCGTCGCGGTAATGGAAGACAGGGCCCACAATATGGAAGTCGAGTTGGACATCGAGCTTCCGACGATGGTGATTAGCGACATCAGGGGCAGGATGCCGCGCATCCCGAGGGAGGAGTGTCGAGAGGCGCTACCCGCTCTTCAAAGGGCCGCGGGTCTTGAAATAAAGAGGGGGCTTTCGGTGAAGATGGAGGAGACGATAGGGGGAAAGATCGGGTGCTCGCACATGACAAACCTCGTCATGGAGGCGTGCTACTGCTCCTTTCAGGGGCACTATATGAAATTGAGGGAGATCGCGGGGGACATCCTGGACGAGATGTCCGATCCCGAGAGGATGAAGGCCTTTGTCTCCATAATGCCCCGGATGCTGGACTCCTGTATCGTCTACAGCGAGGCCTCAAGCCTCATTAAGGAGGCGAAGAGCTCTCCCGAAACGGAGAACTTCAACAGGCTCATCAGCAGGATCGCCGGCGCCTACGGCGGGAAAGCGAAATAG